The following nucleotide sequence is from Solidesulfovibrio carbinolicus.
CGTTGAGGGCCACGAAATAGCCCAGGGACTTGGCTGCTTCCAGGGTTGGAATGCTGTCCAGGACGTAAACCGGTTCGGCGCCAACGCGCAGGCCGTAAAGCCCGTAGTCACGGGCCATGCGAAAATCGTCGGGCTTGCCTACAGAGGGGATGAAGAAGCTGTAGAGGCGGCTGCGCGCGGCCAGAGGCGCAAGGCGCTTATAGAGCGCCTCATCGGTAAAACCGGCTGAATACTGCCGGTATGCGCCAAGGCCCAGCCCGTGCCCGACTTCGATATCCTGGAAGCCGATGCGGACGAGCTTCTCGGCGAAAGCACAACAGGTCTCCTGGTCGATCATGAAATCGACTTTGTAGGCGCCGTCACGCAAGGTGCACTCAAGAAGCGTCACGTTTTTCAATGGTCACCTGCAGCATGGCCAGGGCTTCGCTTAACCGTCTTTTCAACTCCCGTGGCTCCGGTGCGGTCATGATGATCACGCCATGCCGGTCGGCGCCCGAAGCAATGCCGCGCACGACGTCGCCGCGTCGGATAAGCATCTTGAGCCGCAAGACGTCTTCTCGGGCTTCCAGCAGGTCAATGCCGCTGATTTTTTTGACGATGCCTTCCTGGAGATCGGAAAAGGCGAACAACTGCATCACCGTGGGGGTCCGGCCGGGGTGGTTCGGATCGCCGCTTATGGGGAGCAAGGGCGTGCCCAGGCAATCATTGACGTAGACAGACAGGATGTCGATGCCGGAAACATTGGGCACGATGATTTCCGAGGTGAACACCCCGCCGCCGCGATTGGCTATTTCCGTCAGGTACACCTCGCCTGCGTCGGTGAGGATGAATTCGCCGTGCAAAAAACCGAAGCCGAAGCCCAGAGCTGCTGCGGTCCGTTCCAGGGCGGCGCTCGCCTTGTCGTACAAGGCGGGCGGCAATTCTCCAGGATAGGTGATTTCGCCGTCAATGATGGACTGTTTCTGCGGCAGTTTTGTTTTTGTGGCCACGGCCAGCGTACGGGGACCAAGTCCCTGAAAGACGTAGCCGTCCACGGTCAAATGCCGGCCCTGGATAAAGGTCTCCGCCAAAACGCCGCGTGAATGGCTGTGGATGAGCGCGTCGTAAAAAGCGGGCGCAACGTCGCTTTCCCGGTCTACCCGATTGACGCCGAAACTGCCGCGATTGTCCACGGGCTTGATGATCAACGGATAGCCATGTTCGCGGCCGAAACGCAGCACGTCCTGGGCGTCGAGGCAAAGCGTGAAACAGGGACAGGCCAGACCGGCCTGCCAGCCGAGGGTGCGCTGCAAGAGCTTGCTGTTGCCGATCTGGGCGTCGCGCAGGCTGGGGCCGGGCAGGCCCAGACGCGAGGCGATGACGGCCTGGGCGAACTGGGAATAGTCGCATTGGTCGGAAATGACGGCGTCAGGCCGGACCTTTTGGGCGAAAAGCAGCAGCCGGGGCAAATCCCGGGGGTCGGCGACGAGCAGGTCGTGATAGCGGATGCCTTTGTAGTAGCCGTCGTTGGCATGGACGCCGTAAATTTCCAGATTAAGGGAACCGAGCAAATCCAGAAGCGGTTCCTGCTCCCAGCCGAGATTGATCGCCAAAACACGTTTCACGCTTTCCCCTCCACCATCTCCCAGCGCAGCAGTTCTCCGGCGTCGAGCGGGCCCCTGGCCTGCATCCGGGCCAGCACCAGCCCCTCTTCGACGCAATCCACGCCCTCGCTATGGCGCTTGTAGTCAAAGTCACCCGGGGCAAAGGCTTGGCCGGCGGCTTTGGCCACGCGAAGGACCAGCCGGTAGCGGATGGATTCCTTGAAGTCGCTTTCCTCGGTTTCGATGGCCAGGCGCGCCCGGCAGGGCGCGCAAGCCGCTTCCACGTCCCGGATGCCGGCCACCAGCGAGGCCAGTTCCGAGGGCTCCAGGGAAAAAAAGGCATCGGGCGTGTCCAGGCCGCGACTTAGGGTGAAATGCTTTTCGATGACCGCCGCCCCCCGGGCCACGGCCGCAAGGGCCACGGCAATGCCTTGGGTGTGATCGGAAAAGCCCACGGGACATCCGTACAAGGCCCGCAACAGTTCCATCCGGGCCAAATACGTCCGGTCGGGCGGCGTCGGGTAGATCGCGTTGCAATGCAGGATGGCGTAGTCGTCGTTGCCTGCCCGGCGAAAGGCGTCCACCGACGCCTCCAACCCTCCGGGCGTGACCAGGCCGGCGGACATCAGGGTCGGCTTGCCCAGGGCGGCCACCCGGGCGACCAGCTGGGGAAATACGCCGACCTGGGCCGAGGCGAGTTTGTACAGGGCGACGTCCACGGATTCCAGAACATCCACGGCCCGCAAATACGTCGGCGTGGACACGAAGAGCACGCCGCGGCGCTGGCAGGCGGCCTTGAGTTCCCCGTGCCAACGTTCCTCGAAATCGATGTGGGCGTGCAGGGCGCGGACGTTGTCCGCGGGCGCGTAATACAGGGCATTCAGGTCGATGGACTGGAATTTGACGGCATCCACGCCGCAACGGGCGGCGGCGTCCACGCTTTCCAAGGCCTTGCCGAGGTCCCGGCCATGGTTGGACCCCACCTCCGCGATGACAAAGGTCCGGTCTGGACCGATCTCATGGGCGGCGTCTATGCGAATGCGAGCATGCGGCATGGGTTATATCCCCGAGAGCGCGCCTGAGGCCTCTGACGCAGCTCGACGCAGATTTTCCATTTTCTCAGGCGTATAAGACGCACAGCCAGCCAGTTGGCTGACGATCAGCCCGTAGGTGACAGGAAAACTGCCGTCGAGATAGCCGCGCACGTCGTGGCCTGTCGCCTGGCTCCAGACATTGCAGTCCTGGCAGTT
It contains:
- a CDS encoding ATP-grasp domain-containing protein; translation: MKRVLAINLGWEQEPLLDLLGSLNLEIYGVHANDGYYKGIRYHDLLVADPRDLPRLLLFAQKVRPDAVISDQCDYSQFAQAVIASRLGLPGPSLRDAQIGNSKLLQRTLGWQAGLACPCFTLCLDAQDVLRFGREHGYPLIIKPVDNRGSFGVNRVDRESDVAPAFYDALIHSHSRGVLAETFIQGRHLTVDGYVFQGLGPRTLAVATKTKLPQKQSIIDGEITYPGELPPALYDKASAALERTAAALGFGFGFLHGEFILTDAGEVYLTEIANRGGGVFTSEIIVPNVSGIDILSVYVNDCLGTPLLPISGDPNHPGRTPTVMQLFAFSDLQEGIVKKISGIDLLEAREDVLRLKMLIRRGDVVRGIASGADRHGVIIMTAPEPRELKRRLSEALAMLQVTIEKRDAS
- a CDS encoding N-acetylneuraminate synthase family protein, whose protein sequence is MPHARIRIDAAHEIGPDRTFVIAEVGSNHGRDLGKALESVDAAARCGVDAVKFQSIDLNALYYAPADNVRALHAHIDFEERWHGELKAACQRRGVLFVSTPTYLRAVDVLESVDVALYKLASAQVGVFPQLVARVAALGKPTLMSAGLVTPGGLEASVDAFRRAGNDDYAILHCNAIYPTPPDRTYLARMELLRALYGCPVGFSDHTQGIAVALAAVARGAAVIEKHFTLSRGLDTPDAFFSLEPSELASLVAGIRDVEAACAPCRARLAIETEESDFKESIRYRLVLRVAKAAGQAFAPGDFDYKRHSEGVDCVEEGLVLARMQARGPLDAGELLRWEMVEGKA